The Cohnella abietis genome has a segment encoding these proteins:
- a CDS encoding NHL domain-containing protein produces the protein MGKKLKQLTSGMLAFLLIVSMLPELSGGKTYAAASDIISTVAGSGEYLGDGGDATSAKLNLPTGVTMDSNGNLYIADYSNNRIRKVNTLGKISTVAGTGTAGFSGDSGKANLAKLQDPQGVAVDSAGNIYIADSFNNRIRKVDTSGEISTVAGIFNSGYWGDDVAATSTPLNRPTGVAVDSQGNLYIADSYNNRIRKVDTIGIISTVAGSSNVGGYTGDGAVATSAKLNLPTGVFVDSIGNLYIADSENHAIRKVDKQSGKISTVAGTGSAGFSGDGESATSAQLNSPTGVTVDSSGNLYIADFINHRIRKVDASGKISTVAGSSKGFFGGFSGDGGAATSAELNNPKGVAVDSSGMLYIADSNNNRIRKVGPPPGPTSYNITYNLDGGTATNPATYTAVDENFILTNPTKLGYTFAGWTGTGLGAATQTVTIAKGSTGDRTYTATWTVAANVTINYAANNTAYGSVSRSSEALNPEIGTASGSVATAKPGYYFVKWQDANSSQVSTSATWVPQKVSGSYVAGSYTAVFAPNSYNITYNLDGGTATNPATNTAEDDSFTLTNPTKPGYEFAGWTGTGLGAATQTVTIAKGSTGPRTYTATWTAKTYTVILNDNGGSDGSGSVNATYDQPMPTVQKPSKAGHAFVGYFDQLTGGTKYYNSDMSSARNWDKTASNVTLFASWSEHDVIGTIVDDGAPAQKIKGATVKIIKGNAQYGEATTDEDGKFTINNVSPGTYNLIMTIGDKTEIIAITVEKNKPITDLGVIIFPLGNASSALKFQGNGTPAVIIGNLHPEAEEYYNEGGSNFVKVEMTVAKTDEETAAGDNLTAINGIKTQAQSKNMRIGLYLDMTIEKFNRNSELDSWSYDGLIGQTKGLIKVIIPIPADLQGKSNYSVYRYHGNAVNIISTVPNTDGEYLIVDPSDWTLTLYVKNFSVYALAYNDSQSQQNPSGGATVSTITFSGNGGTPSSVTQSVTNGGLLSKPVDPVRKGYVFAGWYKADGSEWSFSSDRVNANFTLTAKWTLADTDTGIHELDKVNHFAYMLGYPDKTFGPEKNMTRAEATAMFARLLVKKMDVNKEYPTSFKDVAGTKWYANAIGYMEQYGIINGYLDGTFKPEAPITRAEFASIASRFDKLITGEPSTFSDVADNYWAKDNISFAAAKGWVKGYPDGAFKPNNNITRAEVVSLVNRMLERYSDKGYVDSNKNVLKQYVDLKNNYWAYYDIMEASNEHNYEKSLNSETWSR, from the coding sequence ATGGGAAAGAAGCTAAAACAACTTACTTCTGGTATGCTGGCTTTTTTGTTAATAGTGTCAATGCTGCCTGAACTGTCTGGGGGGAAAACCTATGCTGCAGCAAGCGATATCATCAGTACGGTGGCGGGCAGTGGCGAATATTTGGGAGATGGAGGAGATGCAACCTCGGCCAAATTAAACTTGCCGACAGGTGTGACCATGGACAGCAATGGCAATCTGTATATTGCGGATTATAGTAACAACCGAATTCGGAAAGTGAATACATTAGGGAAGATCAGTACTGTAGCGGGCACGGGGACTGCCGGCTTTTCGGGAGATTCAGGAAAAGCAAATCTTGCCAAACTGCAAGACCCGCAGGGAGTAGCTGTGGACAGCGCAGGTAATATATACATAGCGGATTCTTTTAATAACCGAATTCGGAAAGTAGATACATCAGGGGAAATCAGTACTGTGGCGGGTATTTTCAATAGCGGCTATTGGGGAGACGATGTAGCGGCCACCTCTACACCATTGAACAGGCCGACTGGAGTAGCCGTGGACAGTCAAGGTAATCTTTATATAGCGGATAGTTATAATAATCGAATTCGGAAAGTAGATACAATTGGGATCATCAGTACGGTGGCGGGTAGTAGCAATGTCGGGGGCTATACGGGAGACGGAGCAGTGGCGACTTCCGCCAAATTGAACTTGCCGACTGGAGTGTTCGTGGATAGTATCGGTAATCTATATATAGCGGATTCTGAAAACCATGCAATTCGGAAAGTAGATAAACAATCAGGGAAAATCAGTACGGTGGCGGGCACAGGCAGTGCCGGCTTTTCAGGAGATGGTGAATCGGCTACCTCGGCCCAATTGAATTCTCCTACAGGAGTAACCGTGGATAGCAGTGGCAATCTGTATATAGCGGATTTCATTAACCACCGAATTCGAAAAGTAGATGCATCAGGGAAAATCAGTACGGTGGCGGGGAGTAGCAAAGGCTTTTTTGGTGGCTTTTCGGGAGATGGCGGAGCGGCGACCTCTGCCGAATTGAACAATCCGAAAGGAGTAGCTGTTGACAGCAGCGGAATGCTTTATATTGCAGATTCTAATAACAATCGGATACGGAAGGTGGGGCCCCCACCTGGACCGACCTCTTATAATATTACGTATAATCTTGACGGTGGAACGGCAACGAACCCAGCAACCTATACCGCTGTGGATGAAAACTTCATTTTAACTAATCCCACAAAATTAGGGTATACCTTTGCGGGGTGGACAGGAACGGGTCTGGGAGCTGCAACTCAAACTGTAACGATAGCCAAAGGTTCCACAGGCGATCGTACTTACACGGCAACATGGACTGTAGCCGCGAATGTGACAATCAATTATGCTGCTAATAATACTGCCTATGGTTCAGTCAGCCGGTCCAGTGAAGCATTGAACCCTGAAATCGGCACTGCATCTGGTTCAGTAGCAACTGCAAAACCAGGCTACTACTTTGTGAAATGGCAGGACGCAAACAGTTCTCAAGTTAGCACGAGTGCGACATGGGTACCGCAAAAGGTTTCCGGAAGCTATGTAGCAGGTAGCTATACTGCTGTATTTGCACCGAACTCTTACAATATTACGTATAATCTTGACGGCGGAACGGCAACGAACCCAGCAACCAATACCGCTGAGGATGATAGCTTTACCTTAACTAATCCCACAAAACCAGGGTATGAGTTTGCCGGATGGACAGGAACGGGTCTGGGAGCTGCAACTCAAACTGTAACGATAGCAAAAGGTTCCACAGGCCCTCGTACTTACACGGCTACATGGACAGCCAAAACCTATACTGTCATATTGAATGACAACGGCGGAAGCGACGGCAGCGGCAGTGTGAATGCAACTTATGATCAGCCAATGCCGACTGTTCAAAAGCCTTCTAAAGCTGGACATGCTTTTGTCGGTTATTTTGACCAATTGACCGGTGGAACGAAGTATTATAATTCGGATATGAGCAGTGCGAGAAATTGGGATAAAACAGCTTCTAATGTGACCCTATTTGCCAGCTGGTCAGAACATGATGTAATAGGGACGATAGTTGACGATGGAGCTCCTGCTCAAAAGATTAAAGGAGCAACAGTCAAGATTATCAAAGGCAATGCCCAATACGGAGAAGCAACTACCGACGAAGATGGCAAGTTTACAATTAATAATGTATCTCCAGGCACTTATAACTTAATTATGACTATTGGGGATAAGACAGAGATTATCGCGATTACCGTTGAGAAAAATAAACCGATAACTGATTTAGGAGTTATTATTTTCCCCTTAGGAAATGCAAGCAGCGCGCTTAAATTTCAAGGCAACGGCACGCCAGCAGTTATTATCGGCAACCTGCATCCTGAGGCCGAGGAATACTACAATGAGGGTGGATCAAATTTCGTCAAGGTTGAAATGACAGTAGCCAAGACCGACGAAGAAACGGCCGCAGGAGATAACTTAACAGCAATCAATGGAATCAAAACTCAGGCACAGAGCAAAAATATGAGAATCGGGCTCTACCTTGATATGACAATTGAAAAATTTAATCGCAATTCAGAATTAGATAGTTGGAGCTATGATGGACTAATCGGACAAACCAAAGGGCTGATTAAAGTTATTATCCCTATTCCTGCAGACTTACAAGGAAAGTCCAATTATTCGGTTTATCGCTATCACGGAAACGCAGTGAATATTATCAGCACGGTGCCGAATACAGATGGAGAGTATCTCATTGTTGATCCATCCGACTGGACACTTACACTTTATGTCAAGAACTTCTCTGTCTACGCCTTAGCTTATAATGACAGTCAAAGTCAACAGAATCCATCAGGTGGAGCAACCGTTTCTACCATTACTTTTAGCGGAAATGGAGGCACTCCATCATCTGTGACCCAATCTGTTACTAACGGAGGTCTGTTGTCAAAGCCTGTTGATCCCGTAAGAAAAGGTTACGTTTTTGCAGGTTGGTATAAAGCTGATGGAAGCGAGTGGAGCTTTAGCAGCGATAGGGTGAACGCTAATTTCACGTTGACAGCTAAATGGACTTTAGCAGATACGGATACGGGTATACATGAGCTTGATAAAGTAAACCATTTTGCATATATGTTGGGATATCCTGACAAAACCTTCGGTCCTGAGAAAAATATGACGAGAGCTGAAGCTACTGCAATGTTCGCACGTCTTTTGGTAAAGAAAATGGATGTTAATAAAGAATATCCAACCAGCTTCAAAGATGTGGCAGGTACGAAATGGTATGCAAATGCCATCGGGTATATGGAGCAGTATGGCATCATCAACGGGTATTTAGATGGAACCTTTAAGCCGGAAGCACCGATAACTCGAGCAGAGTTTGCATCAATTGCTTCACGTTTTGATAAGCTGATCACAGGAGAGCCCTCTACGTTCTCTGATGTTGCGGATAATTACTGGGCCAAAGACAATATTTCCTTTGCTGCTGCAAAAGGATGGGTAAAAGGATATCCGGACGGAGCTTTCAAGCCTAACAACAACATCACACGCGCAGAAGTGGTTAGTCTGGTAAACCGTATGCTTGAAAGATATAGCGACAAAGGTTATGTAGACAGCAATAAAAATGTGCTCAAACAGTACGTGGATCTAAAAAATAACTACTGGGCTTACTATGATATTATGGAAGCGTCTAATGAGCATAATTATGAAAAGAGTTTGAACAGTGAAACGTGGAGCCGGTAA
- a CDS encoding IS1096 element passenger TnpR family protein, whose protein sequence is MAKIFKITLTDWNGAVRGKPYRKIAIQENASLYDLAATALSVFEFDIDHSFGFYDNLKNWARSEEGYELFADMGEKMKFPGVKKAKAGKVFHTPKHKMLLLFDYGDEWRFIVQYLEDEDLSGTKLPSLLESKGKAPDQYGDFSDEDDESES, encoded by the coding sequence ATGGCAAAAATCTTTAAGATCACTTTGACGGATTGGAATGGAGCTGTTCGCGGAAAACCGTACCGCAAAATCGCGATTCAAGAGAACGCAAGCTTGTATGATCTGGCGGCTACTGCGTTGTCTGTGTTTGAATTTGATATAGATCATTCGTTCGGATTTTATGACAACCTGAAAAATTGGGCCCGGTCCGAGGAAGGTTACGAGCTATTTGCCGATATGGGCGAAAAGATGAAGTTTCCGGGTGTGAAGAAAGCTAAGGCTGGTAAGGTGTTCCATACACCCAAACATAAGATGCTGCTGTTATTCGACTATGGTGATGAATGGAGATTCATTGTTCAGTATCTGGAGGATGAAGATTTGAGCGGAACGAAGCTCCCTTCTCTCCTGGAATCAAAAGGAAAAGCGCCTGATCAATACGGCGATTTCTCCGATGAAGATGACGAGAGTGAGTCATAA
- a CDS encoding suppressor of fused domain protein has protein sequence MTKEYSKAGDPIYRYENKESEWRPPTYGEEGWMEKIVEHMEKYYGTVATVLHEIISDLIHIDVHHIRPTERHPYNVLFTTGMSYLPMNTPEGREDYRHAELMICLPSDWQISDDAFKNPDNYWPVYWLKMLARLPHEHHTWLGEGHTIPNGDPAESLSNTTAMNGIILLPPIRVSQDFHTLKIDDVHSVHFYCLVPLFGEEMSFKLNEGADALTNKFDKYQIDELLDLQRKNTCKRSFFSRWKG, from the coding sequence ATGACTAAAGAATACTCTAAAGCTGGCGATCCAATATATCGGTATGAAAATAAAGAATCGGAGTGGAGACCTCCGACATATGGTGAAGAAGGCTGGATGGAGAAAATTGTGGAGCATATGGAGAAATACTATGGGACGGTGGCGACCGTTCTGCATGAAATTATTTCCGATTTAATTCACATTGATGTTCATCATATTAGACCTACAGAACGTCATCCGTATAATGTCCTGTTCACAACCGGAATGAGTTATCTTCCTATGAATACCCCTGAGGGAAGGGAAGATTATCGACATGCGGAATTAATGATTTGTTTGCCTTCTGATTGGCAGATATCAGATGATGCTTTCAAAAATCCCGATAATTATTGGCCTGTCTACTGGCTGAAAATGCTGGCAAGACTGCCTCATGAACACCATACGTGGTTGGGTGAAGGTCACACCATTCCAAACGGAGATCCGGCCGAATCTCTCTCCAATACAACAGCGATGAATGGTATTATTCTGCTTCCTCCAATTAGAGTCAGTCAGGATTTCCATACCCTGAAAATAGACGATGTACATAGTGTTCACTTTTACTGTTTAGTTCCGCTCTTCGGTGAGGAGATGAGCTTCAAGTTAAATGAAGGTGCCGATGCACTTACTAATAAATTTGATAAGTATCAAATAGACGAATTACTTGATCTACAAAGAAAGAACACATGTAAACGTTCGTTCTTCTCTAGGTGGAAAGGGTAG
- a CDS encoding YitT family protein yields MKKRILDMLVIIVGSMLFALAVNLFVIPNEFGEGGVTGVTIILYYLFEWSPGLISLILNSLLLIVGYKFLDKTTTIYTVIAVFLHSLFLHLTKSWHIESDELIINAIFGGVFAGVGIGMIIRIGGTTAGSTIIARMLNKYLDWNVSYALLIVDLIVVFASYFIIGAQSVMLTIVMLYVATKVMDFIIEGINPKKAITIVSKEQDRIAEQVNVIIGRGVTVIYGRGYYTNSPKELLYIVISKQEVSMLKKIVRSIDKEAFITIHDVRDVFGEGFVDISK; encoded by the coding sequence ATGAAGAAAAGAATACTGGATATGCTCGTTATTATAGTGGGTTCAATGCTATTTGCCTTGGCTGTCAATCTGTTCGTTATTCCGAATGAGTTCGGCGAAGGCGGGGTAACGGGAGTAACGATTATTTTATACTATTTGTTTGAATGGTCTCCTGGACTGATAAGCTTGATTCTTAATTCCCTATTATTAATAGTAGGGTATAAATTTCTGGACAAGACCACAACGATATATACGGTTATAGCCGTATTCCTTCATTCACTCTTTCTGCATCTTACGAAGAGCTGGCATATTGAATCCGATGAACTCATTATCAATGCTATATTCGGCGGTGTTTTTGCGGGAGTGGGTATAGGTATGATTATACGTATAGGTGGAACGACGGCAGGGTCGACAATTATTGCGAGAATGCTTAATAAGTACTTAGACTGGAACGTAAGCTATGCGCTTTTGATCGTTGATTTGATTGTCGTATTTGCCTCTTATTTTATTATCGGCGCGCAAAGTGTGATGCTCACGATAGTCATGCTCTATGTAGCAACCAAGGTGATGGACTTCATTATTGAAGGTATCAATCCCAAGAAGGCGATTACGATTGTCTCTAAGGAGCAGGATAGAATAGCTGAGCAAGTTAACGTCATCATTGGCAGAGGTGTTACTGTTATCTATGGTCGGGGCTATTATACAAATTCGCCTAAGGAGCTGCTCTATATTGTTATTAGCAAACAGGAAGTGAGCATGCTCAAGAAAATTGTTAGATCGATTGATAAAGAGGCGTTCATTACTATTCATGATGTAAGAGACGTGTTCGGGGAAGGCTTCGTGGACATCTCGAAGTGA
- a CDS encoding AraC family transcriptional regulator encodes MGEESMDWEAHIERWSRTAVRLLDIRQYRVENDTVPERYVAHTSFFVVTTHGEARVNLSGTVYRTRSLHILHGGKGAELGFMPLGNDFACYLILYKAECASPEEQESFHIPYEFTPYAMLPLQEKCQAMYRLWQQSTPMDKLQAQSAFLPFVFEVMRQIRTSATENGRLNVVTEAIHYIHEHYRKAITAEELAGIYSCSASYLSRLFKSQIGVGPIEYLIHVRIHKAKQFLLRSEARVQEIASSVGYEDVYYFSRLFKKHTGCSPLQFREDSRQTVHNNPLRLLKSSIVSERLAPHNENENYYHPFREGDTSMFRFSRPAFGAMMILCTTLLLNACQTGSNSGSNTGTPASQPASTATATATDSTAVEMRSYKHLKGETEIPVKPQRVVSLFHLGELMTLGVKPVGATTFILKNPLLSDISDIVDVGVPPNAEKILSLEPDLIVTTGPFAEAFEGGYEALSKIAPTIVVEQYNDPFKDVEMFGDILGKQEEAKQWKEAFTAKIADYKKKISPFIGADETFSILNVRPGAIYIYGDTNMGGNILYKYLGLKPTEKVETDVINGETWEISAEVIPDFIGDRLFLAVNEGAEEDMKKVEKLIKSSPAGKAGKIYNIDFNKFLLSDPISVEKQMDIIINLLVEGNN; translated from the coding sequence ATGGGGGAAGAAAGTATGGATTGGGAAGCCCACATCGAACGGTGGAGCCGAACCGCTGTTAGATTGCTAGATATTCGACAGTATCGTGTGGAGAATGACACTGTGCCTGAGCGCTATGTGGCGCATACTAGCTTTTTCGTAGTTACTACCCATGGAGAGGCGAGAGTGAATCTTTCGGGAACGGTCTATCGAACCCGTTCACTTCACATTCTGCATGGTGGAAAGGGTGCGGAGTTAGGCTTTATGCCGCTGGGAAACGACTTTGCTTGCTATTTGATTTTGTATAAAGCCGAGTGCGCCTCGCCGGAGGAGCAGGAAAGCTTCCATATTCCGTATGAATTCACTCCTTATGCGATGCTGCCTCTGCAGGAAAAGTGTCAAGCTATGTATCGCCTGTGGCAGCAATCAACCCCAATGGACAAGCTGCAGGCGCAGTCTGCCTTTCTTCCGTTTGTGTTTGAGGTTATGCGACAAATCCGCACGTCAGCAACGGAAAACGGTAGATTAAATGTCGTAACCGAAGCGATTCACTATATTCATGAGCATTACAGGAAGGCGATTACAGCCGAGGAATTAGCCGGAATTTACAGCTGCAGCGCGAGCTACTTGTCTCGCTTGTTCAAAAGCCAGATAGGAGTAGGTCCGATTGAATACCTGATTCATGTACGTATTCATAAAGCGAAGCAGTTTCTGCTGAGATCGGAGGCTCGTGTTCAGGAAATAGCGAGCAGCGTTGGCTATGAGGATGTCTATTACTTCAGTCGCTTGTTCAAGAAGCATACCGGCTGCTCTCCGCTTCAGTTTCGCGAAGACAGTCGGCAGACTGTTCATAATAATCCATTACGCTTGTTAAAATCGTCTATTGTATCAGAAAGGCTTGCTCCCCATAATGAGAATGAGAATTATTATCATCCATTCAGAGAAGGGGACACATCCATGTTTAGATTTTCAAGACCAGCATTCGGAGCAATGATGATATTATGTACAACATTGCTTTTGAATGCATGCCAGACAGGCAGCAATTCAGGCAGTAACACAGGAACGCCGGCTTCCCAGCCTGCTTCAACAGCTACAGCTACCGCTACGGATAGCACAGCTGTTGAAATGCGTAGCTATAAGCATTTGAAAGGTGAGACAGAAATTCCTGTGAAGCCTCAGCGTGTGGTCAGCTTATTCCATTTGGGCGAGCTGATGACGCTTGGGGTGAAGCCTGTAGGTGCAACTACTTTTATTCTGAAGAATCCGCTGCTAAGCGATATTTCCGATATTGTAGATGTTGGAGTTCCTCCTAATGCGGAGAAGATTTTGTCGTTAGAGCCTGATCTGATTGTTACAACTGGACCATTTGCGGAGGCATTTGAGGGCGGGTACGAAGCGCTGAGCAAAATCGCACCAACGATTGTTGTGGAGCAGTACAACGATCCGTTCAAGGATGTTGAAATGTTTGGTGATATTCTCGGCAAGCAGGAAGAAGCGAAGCAATGGAAAGAGGCATTTACAGCAAAAATAGCTGATTATAAGAAGAAGATTAGCCCGTTCATTGGGGCTGATGAAACCTTCTCGATTTTGAATGTGCGTCCCGGTGCGATTTATATTTACGGTGATACCAATATGGGAGGCAACATTCTCTACAAGTATCTAGGTTTGAAGCCAACAGAAAAAGTTGAGACTGACGTCATTAATGGAGAAACATGGGAAATATCTGCCGAGGTAATCCCCGATTTCATAGGTGATCGTTTATTTCTGGCTGTGAATGAAGGTGCAGAGGAAGATATGAAGAAAGTGGAAAAGCTTATTAAGTCTTCGCCAGCGGGGAAAGCAGGAAAAATCTACAATATTGATTTCAATAAATTTCTTCTAAGTGATCCGATTTCTGTAGAAAAACAGATGGATATCATCATTAATTTGCTGGTTGAAGGCAACAATTAA
- a CDS encoding exosporium glycoprotein BclB-related protein, translated as MFKKKWLILATVFTLVTTLISVPVTQAAGISLNINGKNVQNDVQPAVIKGTVFVPLKHVSDTLDIKMKWDSAAQTVTAVKDDVTVTIIVGDLVATVKEGSEITKVTLEQPAQIIQNRVMVPIRFLAEQFDAKVKWDDKLKSVIITTGDSSSTGSTGTKGDKGDKGDKGDKGDKGDKGDKGDTGPAGSSGSGSSGPAGPAGVTGPAGPTGPQGTPGTPGTPGTQGIPGTPGTQGIPGTPGTPGTQGIPGTQGTQGIPGTQGTQGAPGAPGDKGDKGDKGDKGDKGSSTIIPFASGGPITMTTIAGGLVGTSSAVGFGSSATGLSLIGGTVDITTTPNYAFSLPRDGTLTSISAFFSTSTALILVGSSVTITAQLYSSNNNTFSPVPGATVTLSPSITGVIAIGSTSSGITTGLAVPLTKGTRYLLVFSSTAAGLTLINDVQGYASAGIAIE; from the coding sequence GTGTTTAAAAAGAAATGGCTAATTCTCGCAACAGTATTTACGCTTGTTACCACATTAATCTCAGTACCGGTAACTCAAGCGGCAGGCATTTCCCTGAATATCAATGGGAAAAACGTACAGAATGATGTTCAGCCAGCAGTCATAAAAGGAACGGTGTTTGTACCTCTAAAGCATGTCTCCGATACATTAGATATAAAGATGAAATGGGATAGTGCAGCTCAGACAGTGACCGCTGTTAAGGACGATGTTACAGTCACTATTATTGTTGGAGATTTGGTTGCAACTGTAAAAGAGGGCTCCGAAATAACGAAGGTGACGCTTGAGCAGCCTGCACAAATCATTCAAAACAGGGTTATGGTGCCTATACGTTTTCTAGCAGAACAATTCGATGCCAAGGTGAAATGGGATGATAAACTCAAGTCAGTTATCATCACGACTGGAGATAGCTCCTCGACTGGTTCAACTGGTACGAAAGGTGATAAAGGCGACAAAGGCGACAAAGGCGATAAAGGGGATAAAGGGGATAAAGGCGATAAAGGAGATACCGGACCAGCGGGCTCTTCTGGTTCTGGATCGTCAGGTCCAGCAGGTCCTGCGGGCGTAACAGGTCCAGCAGGTCCAACAGGTCCGCAAGGTACACCAGGTACACCAGGTACACCAGGCACACAAGGCATACCAGGTACACCAGGCACACAAGGCATACCAGGTACACCAGGTACACCAGGCACACAAGGCATACCAGGTACACAAGGCACACAAGGCATACCAGGTACACAAGGCACACAAGGCGCACCAGGCGCACCAGGCGATAAAGGTGATAAAGGTGATAAAGGTGATAAAGGTGATAAAGGATCCTCGACCATCATTCCGTTTGCTTCCGGCGGACCGATTACTATGACGACTATTGCCGGTGGGCTAGTTGGAACGTCCAGTGCGGTCGGTTTCGGAAGTTCCGCCACAGGCTTATCATTAATCGGTGGAACTGTAGATATCACTACTACCCCCAATTATGCCTTTTCGTTACCACGTGATGGAACATTGACGTCGATATCAGCCTTTTTCAGCACATCTACGGCGTTGATTCTAGTTGGCTCATCAGTCACCATTACTGCACAATTATATAGCTCTAATAATAATACGTTCTCACCTGTTCCGGGCGCTACAGTTACGCTTTCGCCATCAATTACAGGAGTAATAGCTATAGGGAGTACCTCCAGTGGTATTACCACTGGGTTGGCTGTTCCTTTAACAAAAGGGACGCGGTATCTACTTGTCTTCTCTTCAACGGCAGCCGGGCTGACTTTGATAAATGATGTTCAAGGATATGCCAGCGCGGGTATCGCAATAGAATAA
- a CDS encoding suppressor of fused domain protein, producing the protein MTKEYSKAGDPIYRYENKESEWRPPTYGEEGWMEKIGEHMERYYGTVETVLHEIISDLIHIDVHHIKPTERHPYNVLFTTGMSYLPMNTPEGREDYRYAELMICLPPDWQISDKAFKNSDNYWPVYWLKMLARLPHEHHTWLGEGHTIPNGDPAESLSNTTAMNGIILLPPIRVSQDFHTLKIDDVHSVHFYCLVPLFGEEMKFKLNEGYDALTDNFDKYQIDELIDLKRKNTCKRSFFSRWKG; encoded by the coding sequence ATGACTAAAGAATACTCTAAAGCAGGCGATCCAATATATCGGTATGAAAATAAAGAATCGGAGTGGAGACCTCCGACATATGGTGAAGAAGGCTGGATGGAGAAAATTGGGGAGCACATGGAGAGATACTATGGGACGGTGGAGACCGTTCTGCACGAGATTATTTCCGATTTAATTCACATTGATGTACATCATATTAAACCTACAGAACGCCATCCGTATAATGTCTTGTTCACAACGGGAATGAGTTATCTTCCTATGAATACCCCTGAGGGGAGGGAAGATTATCGATATGCGGAATTAATGATTTGTTTGCCTCCAGATTGGCAGATATCAGACAAAGCGTTCAAAAATTCCGATAATTATTGGCCTGTCTACTGGCTGAAAATGCTGGCAAGATTGCCTCATGAACATCATACGTGGCTGGGTGAAGGCCACACGATTCCAAACGGAGATCCGGCCGAATCTCTCTCCAATACAACTGCAATGAATGGTATTATTCTGCTTCCTCCAATTAGAGTGAGCCAGGATTTCCATACCTTGAAAATAGACGATGTACATAGTGTTCACTTTTACTGTCTAGTTCCGCTCTTCGGTGAGGAGATGAAATTCAAGTTAAATGAAGGTTACGATGCACTTACTGATAATTTTGATAAGTATCAAATAGACGAATTAATTGATTTAAAAAGAAAGAACACATGCAAGCGTTCGTTCTTCTCTAGGTGGAAAGGTTAG